In the genome of Candidatus Moraniibacteriota bacterium, one region contains:
- a CDS encoding HAD-IA family hydrolase, producing the protein MKSLDLVILVDAVHTFIIEDNENFSVSEEMFALLEKFPQRKILLTGADDNQYKKFGLDAVPYEVFTMKHHPEKTDPTYFHTFLETFGLKPDQVIYFEHDKEAVKSAESVGIKTYFYNSKERDLKSLEEFLRAHLK; encoded by the coding sequence ATGAAAAGTCTTGATTTGGTTATTCTTGTCGATGCGGTTCATACCTTCATTATTGAAGACAATGAGAATTTTTCTGTTTCAGAAGAAATGTTTGCACTTTTGGAGAAATTTCCGCAGAGAAAGATTCTTCTTACGGGAGCGGATGACAATCAGTATAAGAAATTCGGATTGGATGCTGTTCCCTACGAAGTTTTTACAATGAAACATCATCCGGAAAAAACCGATCCGACGTATTTCCATACATTCCTGGAGACATTTGGTTTGAAACCGGATCAAGTTATCTATTTTGAACACGATAAGGAGGCGGTAAAAAGTGCGGAATCTGTTGGAATTAAAACGTACTTCTATAATTCTAAAGAACGTGATTTGAAATCATTGGAGGAATTCTTGCGAGCGCATCTCAAATAG
- a CDS encoding F0F1 ATP synthase subunit alpha, translating into MTQNSIVEEIRKRIEQFESTVKREETGAVLEVGDGVARVSGLANVAAGEMVEFENGVLGMALNLEEDMAGVILLGEAGDLREGSRVKSTGKILSVPVGKNVIGRVVNALGVPIDGRGEMVPDAFRSVERVAPGVMARESVKQPLQTGIKAIDALIPVGRGQRELIIGDRQTGKTAVAIDTILNQKGQNVLCFYIAIGQKESKVARIVSELEKGGAMEYTTVVVAGVSEPAALSFLSPYAGCAMGEYFMEQGKDVLVVYDDLSKHAAAYRQISLILRRPPGREAYPGDVFYLHSRLLERSAKLSKDMGSGSITALPIIETQAGDVSAYIPTNVISITDGQIYLEADLFYKGIRPALNVGLSVSRVGSSAQIKAMKQVAGTLRLDLAQFRELEAFAQFGSDLDEKTKEQIERGKRGVEVLKQKQYSPLSVEQEVAVLYALTRGHLDKVPVERMGEWEEKFLEYLETDGDDFLGALGSKKSLDEETEEMLKRHIETFQKSFSM; encoded by the coding sequence ATGACACAGAATTCAATCGTGGAGGAGATTCGGAAGCGAATAGAACAATTTGAGTCGACAGTGAAACGCGAAGAGACGGGCGCCGTGCTCGAAGTGGGCGATGGCGTAGCACGCGTCTCGGGACTTGCGAATGTTGCCGCGGGAGAGATGGTGGAGTTTGAAAATGGCGTTTTAGGAATGGCGCTCAATCTTGAGGAAGATATGGCGGGGGTTATCCTCTTGGGTGAGGCGGGCGATCTTCGAGAGGGAAGCCGTGTCAAATCAACGGGAAAAATTCTCTCGGTGCCGGTCGGGAAGAATGTGATCGGGCGCGTAGTGAATGCTCTGGGTGTTCCGATTGATGGCAGGGGCGAGATGGTGCCCGATGCGTTCCGTTCGGTTGAGCGGGTAGCGCCCGGCGTGATGGCGCGCGAGTCAGTGAAGCAGCCTTTGCAGACCGGTATCAAGGCGATCGATGCGCTCATCCCGGTCGGGCGCGGTCAGCGCGAACTCATCATTGGTGACCGACAGACCGGGAAAACCGCAGTTGCAATTGATACAATCCTGAATCAAAAGGGTCAAAACGTTCTCTGCTTCTACATTGCAATCGGACAGAAAGAATCCAAAGTAGCGCGCATTGTGTCTGAGTTGGAAAAAGGTGGCGCCATGGAATATACGACGGTGGTCGTTGCTGGTGTATCGGAGCCGGCGGCGCTCTCATTTCTCTCGCCCTATGCGGGGTGCGCGATGGGTGAGTACTTCATGGAGCAGGGAAAGGACGTACTTGTTGTTTACGACGATCTCTCGAAACATGCCGCTGCTTACCGACAAATCTCGCTCATCCTTCGTCGGCCGCCGGGGCGCGAGGCATACCCGGGCGATGTGTTTTATTTGCACTCGCGACTTCTCGAGCGAAGTGCGAAACTTTCCAAAGATATGGGGAGCGGATCCATTACGGCACTTCCTATTATTGAGACGCAGGCGGGTGATGTGTCGGCGTATATCCCGACCAATGTTATCTCGATTACCGACGGACAGATTTACCTCGAGGCCGACCTGTTCTACAAAGGTATTCGTCCGGCTTTGAATGTGGGACTCTCCGTGTCGCGTGTCGGGAGTTCGGCTCAGATCAAAGCGATGAAGCAGGTCGCGGGGACACTCCGGTTGGATTTGGCGCAGTTCCGCGAGCTTGAAGCCTTTGCGCAGTTCGGTTCCGATCTCGATGAGAAGACGAAAGAACAGATCGAACGCGGCAAGCGCGGTGTCGAGGTGCTCAAACAGAAACAGTACTCGCCGCTTTCGGTTGAGCAGGAAGTTGCTGTGCTTTACGCGCTCACACGCGGACATCTCGACAAGGTGCCGGTTGAGAGGATGGGCGAATGGGAAGAGAAATTTCTCGAGTATCTCGAGACGGATGGCGATGATTTTCTCGGAGCGCTTGGGAGCAAGAAATCGCTCGATGAAGAAACGGAAGAAATGCTCAAGAGACATATCGAGACATTTCAAAAGAGCTTTTCGATGTGA
- the atpF gene encoding F0F1 ATP synthase subunit B, whose amino-acid sequence MDVLSKLGIDWKLLVAQVINFLVLLWVLRKFAYRPMLEFLEKRAKHIESGLRDAKRATEKLSEIEAKEREVLEEARKESAAIVARARESAEKIADKVMAESREESERILVETRKKLEAERESVRVEMKRELVGLVLLATEKVLAEKLNRADDEVLIRKAVEKL is encoded by the coding sequence ATGGATGTATTGTCCAAACTCGGCATTGATTGGAAGTTGCTTGTCGCGCAAGTGATAAACTTTTTGGTGCTCCTATGGGTGCTGCGGAAGTTTGCCTATCGCCCCATGTTGGAATTTCTTGAGAAGCGGGCAAAACACATAGAATCCGGACTTCGCGATGCCAAGCGCGCGACGGAGAAACTCTCCGAAATCGAAGCGAAGGAGCGCGAAGTGCTCGAAGAGGCGCGCAAGGAATCGGCGGCAATCGTGGCTCGTGCTCGGGAATCGGCGGAAAAGATAGCAGACAAGGTTATGGCTGAATCGCGCGAAGAATCCGAACGGATCCTTGTTGAAACACGCAAGAAGTTGGAAGCAGAGCGCGAGAGTGTGCGAGTGGAGATGAAGCGCGAGCTTGTCGGACTGGTGCTCTTGGCAACAGAGAAAGTGCTGGCCGAGAAACTCAACAGAGCGGATGATGAAGTTTTGATACGGAAAGCTGTTGAAAAGCTTTAA
- a CDS encoding F0F1 ATP synthase subunit delta yields the protein MRITPRQYAEGLYEAMRHVGDSDRRTKLIDRFLLMLVRDRRRSDIPLVLRHLDRIAERETGVKFVEAVSAKPLHATSKTSLERVGEKLFGGKEVRLRQKVSATLLGGALLQTEDESVDMSIGGRFGQLARFIQGSL from the coding sequence ATGCGTATCACGCCGAGACAATATGCGGAGGGATTATATGAGGCAATGAGACATGTCGGTGATTCCGATCGTCGGACGAAACTCATTGACCGGTTTCTCTTGATGCTTGTGCGCGATCGCCGTCGGAGCGACATCCCGCTTGTTCTCCGCCACCTTGATCGGATAGCCGAGCGGGAAACGGGCGTGAAGTTTGTTGAAGCTGTGTCTGCAAAGCCGCTTCATGCCACATCGAAAACATCACTGGAACGAGTTGGGGAAAAACTATTCGGCGGAAAAGAGGTACGTTTGCGGCAAAAGGTGAGTGCGACGCTCCTTGGTGGAGCGCTGCTTCAGACAGAAGACGAATCAGTCGATATGAGCATTGGCGGGCGGTTTGGGCAGTTGGCACGGTTTATACAGGGCAGTTTGTAA
- the atpB gene encoding F0F1 ATP synthase subunit A codes for MNISIAAETLFHLWGFPVTNTIILTLIISVTLMLFSALFFKKLSLVPGRVQAGVEAVFEALWNLVADVAGNERLARKFFPIVATIFLFVLFSNWIELVPGLGTIGLREGHEVIPFLRSASADLNMTLAISLVVVFSVQFIGIATIGTAKYASKFLVSPFRKPYGVGTFMGILELMGEATRVISFSFRLFGNIFAGEVLLIVVLNLVPYFVPLPFLFLELFVGVVQAAVFSILTLVFLKMATLEPEHAH; via the coding sequence ATGAATATATCCATTGCGGCGGAAACACTCTTTCATTTGTGGGGGTTTCCGGTCACAAATACCATTATTCTGACACTGATAATCAGTGTCACACTTATGTTGTTTTCGGCGCTTTTTTTTAAGAAGCTTTCCCTGGTGCCAGGCCGAGTGCAAGCGGGGGTTGAAGCGGTATTTGAAGCACTCTGGAATCTTGTGGCAGATGTTGCCGGGAATGAGCGATTGGCACGGAAATTTTTCCCGATAGTGGCGACCATTTTTCTTTTTGTGCTCTTTTCGAACTGGATCGAATTGGTGCCAGGCCTCGGTACGATTGGTCTTCGCGAGGGACATGAGGTGATTCCATTTTTGCGGAGCGCGTCTGCGGACCTTAATATGACGCTTGCGATCTCTCTCGTAGTAGTTTTTTCGGTGCAATTCATCGGAATTGCCACGATCGGTACGGCGAAATATGCGAGTAAGTTCTTGGTAAGTCCGTTTCGGAAACCCTATGGCGTCGGGACATTTATGGGAATTCTGGAGCTTATGGGCGAAGCGACACGTGTTATCTCGTTCTCTTTTCGTCTTTTCGGGAATATTTTCGCGGGCGAAGTGCTCCTCATTGTCGTGTTAAACTTAGTTCCGTATTTTGTGCCGCTTCCTTTTCTCTTCCTCGAGCTCTTTGTGGGCGTGGTGCAGGCGGCTGTCTTTTCTATTTTGACGCTGGTTTTCCTCAAGATGGCAACTCTCGAACCGGAGCATGCTCATTGA
- the atpE gene encoding F0F1 ATP synthase subunit C, translating to MAAETLAGNSEGLKYIGAALAIGLGALGTGLGMGLFFSKVMESLGRNPEASSKMQIPMFLGVAFTEAIAIYSLVVALIILFS from the coding sequence ATGGCGGCGGAGACGCTCGCGGGGAATTCGGAAGGGCTGAAGTATATCGGCGCGGCACTGGCAATTGGATTGGGCGCGCTTGGGACAGGGCTTGGTATGGGCCTTTTCTTTAGCAAGGTGATGGAATCCTTGGGGCGAAACCCGGAGGCGAGTTCGAAGATGCAAATCCCGATGTTTTTGGGTGTTGCGTTTACCGAGGCGATCGCTATCTATTCGCTCGTGGTGGCGCTTATCATACTTTTTAGCTAG